The Aestuariibaculum lutulentum genome segment ATCGCCTTCCTTATATTCATTTTTAAAATGAAATGTAACGCGTTCGTCAATTCTGGTTTTTAAATTTTTAATAATTTCCACTGAAATAAACGAGCCTTCTAAAGGTTTATAGAAATCTTCGAGCGTGTTGTGGACAACTGTTCCCAAGGTATTGGCAGCAACGGTTTCTTCTACATCATCGTGTTCCTTAATTTTTAATATTTTTTGATAATAAAAATCGATAGGATTTCGAATATACGATGTTAATGAAGAAGGCGAGAAACCTTTTTCTGCAACAGCTTTAATTTCGTTAACCAGTTGTTCTGTTTTCTCAACAGTATGTTCTGTTAGTTTTAAAACAGGTACTTTTGGCGCCAGAATTTGGTGGTTGATGTTGTGATTATTTTCGAGTTCTAACTGAGTTATAAATCGGCTTTTTTCGCCACCAGTAAGAACATCGGCTTCAGTATTATAAAGAATATATACATTTTTAGCACGCTGTAATAAACGATAAAAGTGATAGGTATATACCGCATCCTTTTCTTTGTATGTGGGCAATTTATTTTCGATTTTTAAATCGAAAGGAATAAAGGAATTGTTGCTTTTTCCGGAAGGTAAAACTCCTTCGTTAACCGATGAGATAATGACAGTTTCAAAATCTAAAACACGCGATTCCAGCATTCCCATAACCTGTAAGCCTTGCAGTGGCTCTCCTTGGAAGTCTAGGGTTTCTGAGCTTAAAAGTTCTTTATAAATTCCGAAAAGGGTTGAAATATCTGTGATATGCTCATATTTAGAATTTAGGTTGTTAAGTTCATTAAACAACTCGTTAAATCGATATAAATATTCTAAGGCAAGTAGGTTCGAGTCTTTATTCTGATCAAGATATTTTTTAATGATAACAATTAAAGATGAGCAGTTTTTTAAAGCTAAATAGATAGATTTATTCCAGTTCGAGAAAAGTAAATCAATCAATTCACCTGATTTTGGAGTAATAGCCTTTAAGCGCTCTGCTGTTAGGTAAATAATGTTATTGCCATCAATAGTTTCAATAAGTTTTGAAGCATAGTCTACATCATCAACGTAAAACAATGGTCTGATGAACTGATGTGAAATAATGTTAATCACATCTTTGTAATAAAAGCTTTTAGATGGAGTTTTATGAATGTAAAACAGCGATTCAAATAACCAGGCTAGTGGAATGGATTTTAAGGGAAATCCCATGGTTATATTAAGAGCATTAATGCCGTCTGGAATGGAGTTCAAAACTGGAATTAATAAATCTTCATCGCCTAAAACAACCGCAGTGTTTTCAAGATTAGGATTGTTGCGCTGTAAGTCTTTTAAAAGTGAACCTATATACTTAGCCTGTCCGATATTTTTTGGAATACCGAAGGTGGATATATTTTTATTTTCGGTATAATTTTGTGTGATCCATTTAAAGTCATGTTCTTTAAAATGAGGCCAGTTTTTTCTATGCTGTCTGGTAAATAACGAGGCATCATGATAGGTGTTATTGAAAAATTCAGCATCAATATCCCAGTAAATATCAGCTAAATTCTGTTTTAATAAAGCTTGGATGATGGTCTCTTCACAGGTGTTTAAGGCATTAAATCCTAAAAATAAATGCTGCTTTGCCGGGTTTTCTTCAATGTATTTAGAAATGCTATCGGCCGCTTCTCGGTATAGTAAGCCTTGATAGCCTATTTGTTTTAATTTAAGCTGTTTAGAGAAGTTATTATAATAGCTATGAAGTTTGTTCCAAAACGCTAAATAATTTTTGATAAAGTCCGTTTGGTTTTCTTCCAACGACCAGTGGTGATGTTCTATTTCTTTAATATCGCTTAAATAGTCGAAA includes the following:
- a CDS encoding PD-(D/E)XK nuclease family protein, yielding MTTFIFDVLKDLQDNNKNLSELTFVLPSKRAGLFLKHQLHKVCKQTIFAPEIISIEEFVEELSGLKTVSNTELLFEFYNTYLELTPKEEADSFEVFTKWAQILLQDFNEIDRYRIPQKKIFDYLSDIKEIEHHHWSLEENQTDFIKNYLAFWNKLHSYYNNFSKQLKLKQIGYQGLLYREAADSISKYIEENPAKQHLFLGFNALNTCEETIIQALLKQNLADIYWDIDAEFFNNTYHDASLFTRQHRKNWPHFKEHDFKWITQNYTENKNISTFGIPKNIGQAKYIGSLLKDLQRNNPNLENTAVVLGDEDLLIPVLNSIPDGINALNITMGFPLKSIPLAWLFESLFYIHKTPSKSFYYKDVINIISHQFIRPLFYVDDVDYASKLIETIDGNNIIYLTAERLKAITPKSGELIDLLFSNWNKSIYLALKNCSSLIVIIKKYLDQNKDSNLLALEYLYRFNELFNELNNLNSKYEHITDISTLFGIYKELLSSETLDFQGEPLQGLQVMGMLESRVLDFETVIISSVNEGVLPSGKSNNSFIPFDLKIENKLPTYKEKDAVYTYHFYRLLQRAKNVYILYNTEADVLTGGEKSRFITQLELENNHNINHQILAPKVPVLKLTEHTVEKTEQLVNEIKAVAEKGFSPSSLTSYIRNPIDFYYQKILKIKEHDDVEETVAANTLGTVVHNTLEDFYKPLEGSFISVEIIKNLKTRIDERVTFHFKNEYKEGDITKGKNLIIYEIAKRYVSNFLDFEIKDLKAGNEIKIIAIEADNKVEITDIPKLDFPVKLVGKVDRVDQYNGITRIIDYKTGRVDQNQVEIVNWEDLTTDYKKYSKSFQVLTYAYMMQLMNQINLPVEAGIISFKNLSAGVLKFAKKDKSGYGAKKEVLITQETIDNFKIELKNLILEICNPNIPFTEKDV